In uncultured Campylobacter sp., a single genomic region encodes these proteins:
- a CDS encoding alpha/beta hydrolase-fold protein, with protein sequence MISIANAKPTQYIEPIDESVYRLFDVKYSILENAGGEIYKIFQAVPKNRNFYPKAIFMLDANAQFSVLLNLFRNFTSSGSVPLIIGVGYDTPLAYDTARRTKDLTPLVQGDEYEQGGNADKFYKFIKERLMPFVDKEYDIKNSEKIFYGHSFGGLFLVYSLLQNDGIFDEFFVASPSLWWGDSKIIKDALDNDGKLKIGLKASFIRLSVGELEKRAGKTDKENILKAADLAEILKKSGVKYEFKIYEGQGHGDVIPLVLKDIVKHVSE encoded by the coding sequence ATGATTAGTATAGCCAACGCAAAGCCTACTCAATACATAGAGCCGATAGATGAAAGCGTTTATCGGCTTTTTGATGTAAAATACTCCATACTAGAAAACGCGGGCGGAGAAATATATAAAATTTTTCAAGCCGTCCCGAAAAACCGCAACTTTTATCCAAAAGCGATTTTTATGCTCGATGCAAATGCGCAATTTTCCGTGTTGCTTAATTTATTCAGAAATTTTACTTCTAGCGGTAGCGTGCCGCTTATCATAGGCGTCGGATACGATACGCCGCTAGCTTACGATACTGCAAGGCGAACAAAGGACCTAACGCCGTTAGTCCAAGGCGACGAATACGAGCAAGGCGGCAATGCGGACAAATTTTATAAATTTATAAAAGAGAGGCTAATGCCGTTTGTGGACAAGGAATACGATATAAAAAATAGCGAAAAAATATTTTACGGCCACTCTTTCGGCGGACTATTTTTAGTTTATTCGCTTTTACAAAACGACGGTATATTTGATGAGTTTTTTGTAGCTTCTCCGTCTCTTTGGTGGGGAGATTCAAAAATTATAAAGGACGCCTTAGATAACGACGGCAAACTAAAAATTGGATTAAAGGCGAGCTTTATAAGACTTAGCGTAGGAGAATTAGAAAAAAGAGCGGGCAAAACGGACAAAGAAAATATACTAAAAGCGGCCGATTTAGCTGAAATTCTAAAAAAGTCGGGCGTCAAATACGAATTTAAAATCTACGAAGGGCAAGGACACGGCGACGTAATACCGCTAGTACTAAAAGATATCGTAAAGCATGT